DNA from Kitasatospora herbaricolor:
TGATCGCCGGCAGCAGGATGCTCACCGCCGAGGTGTTGGCGTTGACGACCAGGGTCGAGACGCAGGTGGCGGCCAGCAGGGCAGCGCCCGCCGGCCGGCCCTGTTCCTCGCCTGGTGCGGCGTCCTCCGTGGTCTCCGGCACCTTCGTAGGTTCGCACGGGCCCGGCCGCTCCGCAGCCCGGGCCGACGGGCCTCACCCGGCCCGCGCCGCCCGGACGGCCCCCGCACGCCGGACCCCTGGCCCCGCACTCCGCCCCCACGCTCCGGCGCCCGTTGCTCCGGAGCCCTTCCGGTCGGCCGGCGTGCCCGGCCGCCCTCATCGCTGCCAGGCTGCCAGCAGATCCCCCGCGTCCAGGTGCAGGTCGGGCTTCACCCCGGTGTGCAGGCCAGCCGGGCAGACGGTGACCAGCCGGGCCCCGGCGGCCTCGGGCACCACGGCCCGGGCTCCGGCCAGATGGGCCAGTTCGCCGGCGGTGATCCGCTTGCGCTCCCGCCACTTCACCGTGCCGACGGCCGTCACCCGCCGGGTCCGGGCGGTCCGGGCCACGACGTCGTACTCATGGGTGTTGTCGCGGGTCCACCAGCTGCCCACCTCGTCCGCGCCGTCGAGCGCCGGCAGTTCGGGCGCCAGTCGCAACAGGGCCTCGTGCACCAGCGGTTCGACGGCCTTGCCCCGCCAGGTCGTCCAGTCCCGCCCGAACGCGTCGAGGGCGATGTCGGCCCGGCCGCGCGAGATGTGCGGGATCTGCTGCTCCACGAAGCGGAACCAGAACCGTAGGTACGGATCCTCGATCCGGTAGCGCCGGAGCTTCCCGCGGGGTGGCGCGCCGATCGGCACGTCCGCCGCGACGACGCCCTTCTGCTCGGTCAGCGTCTTGAGAGCACGGGTCGCCGCGGTCTGGGCGGTGCTGCCGGCTTCGGGCAGCCGGCCGACGATCTGCGAGAAGGCGGCCACGCCCACCTCGTGACCGCCCATCGCCGAGAGCACCCGCCGGGCCTGCGGCCCGTCGGGGAACTCGGCGTCCACCACCCGCTGCCCGGTGACCACGAGGCTGCTGTTCTCGTCGGTCAGCTCCTGTTCGACGAGACGCCGGGCGCCGCCCGCGGTCGCGCACTCCAGGAGCAGTCGTGGGTAGCCCCCGGTGACCAGATGGGCGTCGAAGGCGTCCATGGGATCGTGGCCGGAGCCCAGTGCCTCGGCGCACTCGGCGGGGTTGAAGGGCCGGATCAGCTGCTCGCGGGCTCGCCCGTACAGCGGCCGGTCGTGCTCGGTGAGCCGTTCCATCATGGTGACGTCGGAGCCGATCAGGACCAGCAGGACGGGCGTCCGCTCCAGCCGCCGGTCCCAGGCGTTCTGCAGGGCGCCCTCCAACGTCGGGTCCGTGGCCGCGGCCCAGGGGAACTCGTCCAGCACCACGACGGCGGGTGTCCGCGAGCAGGCGAGCGCGAGCCGGCCGAAGGCGTCAGACCAGGAGGACGGCGGTGAGGCGAACAGGGTGTCGGCCTCCGGAAGGGGCGTGCGCGCCGTGCCGAGGTCGGCCGTCAGCCCCTGCAACTGGGTTTGCGGGTCGGCGTTCTTCACCGCCGTGAAGTAGAGGTACGGCAGGCCGGACCCCTCCACGAAGCGCGTGAACAGGCGGGACTTGCCGACCTGTCGCCGGCCGCGGACCGCGAGCATCCGACCCTGCCCCTGTGCGCTGATCGCGCTCAGGTGCCCGGCCAGTTGTTGCAGTACGTCGTGACGGCCGTAGAAGGACATGGGTCACCAGACATCCAAGGAGGAATCATACGGCAACGTATGATACATCGATGCGTGTTACGGAGAGCTCTTCCTTGTTCACCTGAGGTGTTCGGGAGGCCCGTCGGTCGTGGTCGCCCCGGCCGTCCCCGGGGCGCCCGCACGCGCACGGTCGGGGCGGCCGCTCCGCCCCGACCGGCCCCCTGCGGCGGGGGTCACCCGGTGGGGCCGCCCGCCGCCCTCCAGGCCGTCGCCGCGGCCGCCGTCGCCGTCGGCACGTCGGCGGCTGCGCCCGTGGCCAGCAACGCCTCGCCGAGTGCGGTCAGGCAGTCCTGGACGACCTCCGCCGACGCGTTCCGGCCGTAGTGGTTGACCCGCAGCATCTCCGCGGCCAGCGCGCCGCCGCCCGCCTGGACGGGCAGGGCGGGGTCCAGGCCGGCGGCCAGCTCGGCCGCGTTCAGACCGGGCGGGGTGCGCAGGGTGGTGGCCACCGGAGCCGCGTGCCCGTCGGCGGGGACGAACGGGGTCAGCGTGCCGAGCGCCCGCACCCCGGCGCGGACGGCGGCCGCCGCGGCCCGGTGCCGGGTGATGGTGGCGTCGAGGCCGTCGGCGGCGATCCGGTCGAGGCAGGCGTCCAGCGCGAGCATCTCCAACTGGGCCGGGGCGTGCGGCAGCACGGTGCGTCCGGCGTCCGTCCAGCGCTCCTTCCAGTCCAGCAGCGAGAGGTAGGAGCGGCGCGGCGCCGCCGGGTTGGCGGTGATCCGCTCCCAGGCCCGCCCGCTCACCGACACCGCCGAGACCCCGGCCGGGCCGCCCATCGCCTTCTGCCCGCCGATCACGCAGAGGTCCACGCCCCAGGCGTCGGTCAGCAGCGGCTCGGCGGCGACCGAGGCGACGGCGTCCAGCATCAGCAGGGCGCCGTGCTCGCGCACCACCGCGGCGATCTCCGCCACCGGGTTGGTGTTGCCGGTGGCGGCCTCGGCGTGCACCAGCGAGACGAAGTCGATCTCCGGGTCCGCCCGCAGGGCCTGGGCGACCTGGTCGGCGGTGACGGCGGAGTCGAACGGCACCGTCAGGTCGACGACCTTGGCGTCGCAGTCCCGCAGCCAGTTCCCGAAGGTCTGCCCGTACGGGCCGGTGACGACGTTGAGCGCCGTGCTGCCCGGGTGCGCGGCGCCGCGGATGGCCGCCTCCAGCGGGAGCAGGGCCTCGCCCTGGGTGATGATCACGTCGGCGGTGGTGTGCAGCAGCGCGGCCACCTTGTCCTCGATCGCGGCGAAGTGCGCGGCGCCGAGCGGGGGGAGGTCGAGGAAGGGGCTCACGGGGCCGGCCTTTCGCTGGTCGTGGTGGCCCGCCCCCGGCCGGCCGGGGGCGGGCCCGCAGGCCTCCGCGGGGCCGCCCCACCGGTGGCCGGGGGCGGCCAGTGGTGTACGGAGGGCACCGTGCGGACGGGCCCCGGTGCCCAGTCTGCCCCATCGTCCGCCGCCGGCCCGGCCGGACCCGTCGGTAGAGTGCGGGCATGAGCGACGCTGGGGTGCTGCACATCAAGGGCCGGGTGCTGGTCGGCCCCGAGGACGTCCGGGACGAACTCTGGGTGGTGGACGGGCGGGTGGCCTTCGACCGGCCGACCGGCGGCGATGTCCGGACGGTCACCGGCTGGGTGCTGCCCGGCCTGGTCGACGCGCACTGCCACGTCGGCCTGGACGCGCACGGAGCGGTGGACGAGGCGACCAGCGAGAAGCAGGCCCTCACCGACCGCGACGCCGGCACCCTGCTGATCCGCGACGCCGGCTCGGCCGCCGACACCCGCTGGATCGACGACCGCGAGGACCTGCCCCGGATCATCCGCGCGGGCCGCCACATCGCCCGCACCCGGCGCTACATCCGCAACTACGCGCACGAGATCGAGCCCGGGGACCTGCCCGCGTACGTCCGCGCGGAGGCCCGGCGCGGCGACGGCTGGGTGAAGCTGGTCGGCGACTGGATCGACCGCGACCGGGGCGACCTGGCGGCCTGCTGGCCGGGCGACGCGCTGGCCGAGGCGATCGCGGCGGCGCACCAGGAGGGCGCTCGGGTCACCGCGCACTGCTTCGCCGCCGAGTCGCTGCCCGACCTGCTGGCCGCCGGGATCGACTGCGTGGAGCACGCCACCGGCCTGACCGAGGAGTTGATCCCGCAGTTCGCCGAGCGCGGGGTGGCGATCGTCCCGACCCTGGTCAACATCGCGACCTTCCCGAAGCTGGCGGCCGGCGGCGAGGACAGGTTCCCGGCCTGGTCCGCGCACATGCGCCGGCTGCACGAGCGCCGCTACGACACGGTGGCCGCCGCGCACGACGCCGGGATCCCGGTCTACGTCGGCACGGACGCCGGCGGCTCGCTCGCCCACGGCCTGGTCGCGCAGGAGGTCGCGGAACTGGTGAAGGCCGGCCTGACGGCCGCCGAGGCGCTCTCGGCGGCCAGTTGGGCCGCCAGGGCCTGGCTCGGCCGGGACGGTCTGACCGAGGGCGCCTCCGCCGACCTGGTGGTCTACGCCGAGGACCCGCGCGCCGACGTCCGGGTGCTGGCGGACCCGCGGCTGGTGGTGCTGCGGGGCCGTCCGGTCGGCTGATCCGGTCGGCCGGGCGGTTCCCCGCGGCGCCGTCAGGACGGGTCCTTCGCCCCGCCGGGGTGGTCGTACGGGCCGCGGCCGGGCAGGCCTACGGCCGCGGCGGGGCAGGCGTACGGGCCGCGTCCGGCCGGCCGGCGGCCCCGGCGGGGCGGCCCGCGTTGGGCCGATAGGGTGGTGCGCATGGCACCGCGTCCACTGAACGAGATCGTCGAGCCCGGCTGGGCCACCGCACTGCAGCCGGTCGCCGGACAGGTGGCCGCCATGGGCGACTTCCTGCGCGCGGAGATCGCCGCCGGCCGAACCTACCTGCCCTCCGGGCCGAACGTGCTGCGCGTCTTCCAGCAGCCCTTCGACGCGGTGCGGGTGCTGATCGTCGGACAGGACCCTTACCCCACACCGGGGCATGCTGTCGGCCTGTCCTTCTCGGTGGCGCCGGAGGTCCGGCCGATCCCGGCCAGCCTGATCAACATCTACCAGGAGTACGGCCAGGACCTCGGCCTGCCGCAGCCCTCCAACGGCGATCTCACGCCCTGGACCGAGCAGGGCGTCCTGCTGCTCAACCGCGCCCTGACGACCGCGCCGCGCAAGCCGGCCGCGCACCGGGGCAAGGGCTGGGAGGAGGTCACCGAGCAGGCGATCAAGGCGCTGGTGGCGCGCGGCGGCCCGCTGGTCGCGATCCTCTGGGGGCGCGACGCCCGTAACCTGCGCCCGTTGCTGGGGGAGGTGCCGGCGGTGGAGTCGGCGCATCCGAGTCCGTACTCGGCGAACTCCGGTTTCTTCGGCTCGCGTCCGTTCAGCCGGGCCAACGAACTGCTGGTCCGGCAGGGTGCGCAGCCGGTGGACTGGCGACTGCCTTAGCGCTCACGGGCGTTGGGCCGCCCGGTGCCGTGGCCCGGTCCGGGGCGCGCGGTGGGCTCCTGTCGCCGTACCGTCAACACATGGCGTCAATCTCACCCGAAGGAGTGAACTGACGCTCCGTGTTACTCATGTGACGGATTGTTCGAAGAGGATGGCGGCAGTCGAGAGCGACAGCCTTCCCCCGGTCCGACGCGGAGCCTTGCCGCGCACGGGGTGACATCGGTGGCGCGCTCTCTCCCGATCGCCATGTGTGGGGGTTCCTCCTTTGCTGTCCTCATCTCTCCGTGTCGCCGTCGCCACCCTGGTCGTCGCGGCGGCCGTGCTGCCCGCCACCGCCGCACACGCGACCGGGCCCGGCGCCGTCTCCGGCGCCGGCGGCACCGGCTCGACGGGCGGCCCGGCCACCGGCAGCGCCCGCGCGGTCACGGCCGAGGTGGACCTGGACGTCAGCCTGCTGAACAAGGCCGTGGACGTGCCGGTGAACATCTCGCTGAACAAGGTGGAGAGCCCCGCCAGGCGCGACGGCTCCGTGCTCACCGCGAAGGTCGACGGCGTCGACCAGCAGGGCCCGGTCACGCTGGTCAAGGCCGACGTCGGCCGGTCCGTCACCACGGTCGACGCCAAGGGGGCCGCCGCCTCCGTCGAGCTGGTCAACGCCGACGTCCACGCGCCGGGCCTGCCGCTCACCTCGCTGCTCGGCCTGGAGGCCCTCAGCTCCAAGGTGACCTGCCCGGTCGACGGGCCGCCCACCGCCGACGTCACCGCCCCCGCCAAGCTCACCGTCCTCGGCAAGCCGGTCGCCGTCGGCCTGTACGCACCCACCACGGTGGACGTGCCGGCCGTCGGCAGCGTCTCGGTCGAGTTCTCCAGGCGGAGCGCCACCAGCAGCACGGCCGCCGCCTCCGCCCTGGAGGTCCGCGTCGAGCTGAACCCGCTCAACCTCAACGTGGCCAAGGTCAGCGGCACCGTCACGATCGCCTCGGTGAGCTGCGAGAAGCCGGCCCCGACCGCCCCCGGAACGGCGGCCCCCGCCCCCTCGACCCCGCCGCCGGCGACCCCGGCCGCCGTGAAGGCGGCGGACGGCACGGCGAGCGGCAAGGCGGCCGTGCCGCAGGCCGCCGGTGAGCACCTCGCCGCCACCGGCGGCAACGGCACCGGCCCGCTGGCCGCCGGCGCCGCCGCGCTGCTCGCCGGCGGTGCGGGCGCCCTCTGGTTCGCCCGCCGCCGCCGGGTGCACGCCCGACGGCACTGAGGGCGGGCGGTACCCGAGGGCGCGGGGCGCCTCCCGGGACGGGTGCGTACAGAACGGGTGGGTACAGCGGGAAGGGGAGCGCTTCTTGGGAAGGGCGCTCCCCTTGAGAGAGGTGCGCCTCTTGAGACAGGTGCGCCCCGACTGTCACCCTGGGCGGGCCGCCGCCGCACCCCGGCGCGCGGCCGCCCCGTTTCCTCGGAAGTCCGCCCCGTCTCCAGGGGCACCCGTGCGCCCCGGGGGTGACACCGGCGGCACTCCCGGAGCGTGACAGGGCCGGTGCGGACAGTTGGTTTACATGGGCGTCACATAGGAGGAACAACCGGGAAACGGCGGCTTGCGACGCTACGCGGGCACCCACCACTCAGTTTGCGAGGTTCACCGCCGTGGCAATCAAGGCCGAGTACATCTGGATCGACGGCACGCAGCCGACCGCCAAGCTCCGCTCCAAGACTCGGATCCTGGCCAACGCGGACAAGATCCCCACCTGGGGCTTCGACGGCTCGTCCACCAACCAGGCCGAGGGTCACGCGTCGGACCGCGTTCTTGAGCCGGTCGCGACCTTCCCGGACCCGATCCGTGGCGGCGACAACATCCTCGTCCTGTGCGAGGTCAACGAGATCGACGGCACGCCGCACGCCTCGAACACCCGCGCCCTGCTGCGCCCGATCGCCGAGCAGTTCGCCGCTCAGGAGTCGATCTTCGGCATCGAGCAGGAGTACACCTTCTTCAAGGGCTCGCGCCCGCTCGGCTTCCCCGAGGGCGGCTTCCCGGCCCCGCAGGGCGGCTACTACTGCGGCGTCGGCGCCGAGGAGGTCTTCGGTCGCGAGATCGTCGAGCTGCACCTCGACCGCTGCCTCGCCGCGGGCCTCGCGATCTGCGGCATCAACGCCGAGGTCATGCCCGGCCAGTGGGAGTTCCAGATCGGCCCGGTCGACGCGCTGACCGTCTCCGACCACATGTGGGTCGCCCGCTACCTGCTCTACCGCACCGCCGAGGAGTTCGGCATCGACGCCACCCTCGACGCCAAGCCCGCCCGTGGCGACTGGAACGGTGCCGGCGCGCACACCAACTTCTCCACCAAGGCGATGCGTGAGGGCTACGACGCCATCATCACCGCCTGCGAGTCGCTCGGCGCCTCGCAGGAGAAGGTCCTGGAGCACGTCACCCAGTACGGTGCCGAGATCGAGTCCCGCCTGACGGGCAAGCACGAGACCGCCCCGTGGAACGTCTACAGCTACGGCGTCTCCAACCGCGGCGCCTCGGTCCGCATCCCGTGGCAGGTCGAGGTCGACCAGAAGGGCTACATCGAGGACCGTCGCCCGAACGCCAACGTCGACCCGTACGTGGTGACCCGCCTCATGGTCAACACCTGCTGCTCGGCGCTGGAAAAGGCCGGCCAGATCTGAGCCCGAGGCTCTGTTCGTCCGCTGCAACGTGACGCCCGCCGTCCCCCGCAAGGGGTGACGGCGGGCGTCCGTCGTTCCGCCCCGCGAGACCCGCACCGCCCGGCCCGCCCCGACGAGAGCCGCCCGGCCCCGCCCGGCGACGAGGCGCCGGCCCCCGGCCCTTGATCCGGGGCGAGCCGCCCCCGGATAATCCTCCCCATGACCGCCGCTCCCGCCCGCCGCCTGGTCCGACGCCTGCACGTCGACCTGTGCCGGCTGGCCGGTGCCACCTGTCGAGGCTGACCCGTCACCTCCGTCACCCGCAGGTTTCCGCAGGCAGCGCCCGGCAGTGCCGGCCGCACCCGGTCAGGAGTACGCGCATGTCCCTCGCCTTCCACTGGTTCCTCCCCACCAACGGCGACAGCCGTCACGTCGTCGGCGGCGGCCACGGCTCGACCCCCGGCGCGGCCGGCTCCGACCGGCCGCCTAGCATCGCCTACCTGGGGCAGGTCGCCCGCAGCGCGGAGCAGTTGGGCTTCGAGGCGGTGCTCACCCCCACCGGCGCCTGGTGCGAGGACGCCTGGCTGACCACCGCGATGCTCACCCAGGTGACCGAACGGCTGAAGTACCTGGTGGCCTTCCGTCCGGGTCAGGTCAGCCCGACGCTGTCCGCCCAGATGGCGGCCACCTACCAGCGCCAGTCCGGCGGGCGGCTGCTGCTCAACGTGGTCACCGGCGGCGAGTCCGCCGAGCAGCGCGCGTACGGGGACTTCCTCGACAAGAACGCCCGGTACGCCCGGGCCGGCGAGTTCCTGGACATCTCGCGGCGGCTCTGGGCGGGCGAGACGGTCGACCACCACGGCCCGCATCTGAGGGTGGAGCGGGCCAAGTTGAACCGCCTGCCGGAGCCGGTCCCGGCGGTGTACTTCGGCGGTTCCTCGGCGGCGGCGGGCGAGGTCGCGGCGCGGCACGCCGACGTCTACCTCACCTGGGGCGAACCGCCCGCCCAGGTCGCGGAGAAGATCGCGTGGATCCGCGGGCTGGCCGCCGCGCACGGGCGGGCGCCGCGGTTCGGCATCCGGCTGCACGTGATCGCCCGGGACACCTCGGCCCAGGCCTGGGCCGAGGCGGACCGGTTGCTCGCCGGGATGGACCCGTACCGGATCCGGGAGACCCAACGGGCCCTCGCCCGCAGCGAGTCGGTGGGCCAGCGGCGGATGCTGGAGCTGCACGGCGGTTCGGCCGAGCGGCTGGAGATCCACCCGGGCCTGTGGGCCGGCATCGGGCTGATCCGGGGCGGTGCGGGCACCGCGATGGTGGGCAGCCACCGGGAGGTGGCCGCCCTCGTCGAGGAGTACCACGCCCTGGGCATCGAGGAGTTCATCCTCTCCGGCATGCCGCACCTGGAGGAGGCCTACTGGTTCGGCGAGGGCGTGCTGCCGCTGCTGGCCGAGCGCAAGCTCTGGCAGCGGCCCTGACGGTGGCTCCGGACCGGGGCCGGCCCCGCACTCGGGCACTGCGGCCTCCGGGCTCCCTTGTCCGTCCACCGCCCGCCGGGCGAGGATGGCGGGCATGACGCCGCCGCCCGCGCCGCTGCTGCTCCTCGACGTGGACGGCCCGCTCAACCCGTACGCGGCCAAGCCGCACCGCCGCCCGGCGGGCTACCGCACGCACCGGATCAAGCCGGACTCCTGGGTGGCCCGGCATCCGCAGCGGCCGGCCGAGTACGTGCGGCCGCTGCGGGTCTGGCTCAACCCCGGGCACGGCCCCGAACTGCTCGCGCTGCCCTATGAACTGGTCTGGGCGAGCACCTGGATGGACGAGGCCAACACCTGGCTCGCCCCGCTGCTGGGCCTGCCCCGCCTGCCGTACATCGCCTGGCCGCAGCTCCATCAGGAGGACCCGGACGGCCTGCACTGGAAGACCCGCCGGCTGACCGCCTGGGCCGCCGGGCGCCCCTTCGCCTGGGTGGACGACGAACTCGGCCCGCAGGACACCGAGTGGATCGCTGCCCACCACCCCGGCCCGGCCCTGACCCTGCGGATCGACGCCCGGACCGGCCTGCTCCCGGCCGACTTCGCCACGCTGGCCGACTGGGCGGCCGCCCCGAGGGCCTGACCGGTGCCGGCCGGGGGAGCCGGCGGCCCGGGTCAGCCGAGCACGGACGCCAAGGCCGCCAGGAACCGGTCCGTCGTCCCCTCGTCGCGGACGGCGATCCGCAGCCAGTCCGGGCCGAGGCCGGGGAAGGTGTCGCCGCGGCGGACGGCGAAGCCGGCGTCGCGCAGCCGGAGCCGGACGGCGGCCGCGTCGGGCAGTTCGACCAGGACGAAGGAGGCGGCCGGGTCGCCGTGCACCCGGACGGCGGGGAGCACGGCCAGGCCCTTGAGCAGGTGGGTGCGCT
Protein-coding regions in this window:
- a CDS encoding ATP-binding protein; the encoded protein is MSFYGRHDVLQQLAGHLSAISAQGQGRMLAVRGRRQVGKSRLFTRFVEGSGLPYLYFTAVKNADPQTQLQGLTADLGTARTPLPEADTLFASPPSSWSDAFGRLALACSRTPAVVVLDEFPWAAATDPTLEGALQNAWDRRLERTPVLLVLIGSDVTMMERLTEHDRPLYGRAREQLIRPFNPAECAEALGSGHDPMDAFDAHLVTGGYPRLLLECATAGGARRLVEQELTDENSSLVVTGQRVVDAEFPDGPQARRVLSAMGGHEVGVAAFSQIVGRLPEAGSTAQTAATRALKTLTEQKGVVAADVPIGAPPRGKLRRYRIEDPYLRFWFRFVEQQIPHISRGRADIALDAFGRDWTTWRGKAVEPLVHEALLRLAPELPALDGADEVGSWWTRDNTHEYDVVARTARTRRVTAVGTVKWRERKRITAGELAHLAGARAVVPEAAGARLVTVCPAGLHTGVKPDLHLDAGDLLAAWQR
- a CDS encoding pyridoxal-phosphate-dependent aminotransferase family protein; the protein is MSPFLDLPPLGAAHFAAIEDKVAALLHTTADVIITQGEALLPLEAAIRGAAHPGSTALNVVTGPYGQTFGNWLRDCDAKVVDLTVPFDSAVTADQVAQALRADPEIDFVSLVHAEAATGNTNPVAEIAAVVREHGALLMLDAVASVAAEPLLTDAWGVDLCVIGGQKAMGGPAGVSAVSVSGRAWERITANPAAPRRSYLSLLDWKERWTDAGRTVLPHAPAQLEMLALDACLDRIAADGLDATITRHRAAAAAVRAGVRALGTLTPFVPADGHAAPVATTLRTPPGLNAAELAAGLDPALPVQAGGGALAAEMLRVNHYGRNASAEVVQDCLTALGEALLATGAAADVPTATAAAATAWRAAGGPTG
- a CDS encoding amidohydrolase family protein; translated protein: MSDAGVLHIKGRVLVGPEDVRDELWVVDGRVAFDRPTGGDVRTVTGWVLPGLVDAHCHVGLDAHGAVDEATSEKQALTDRDAGTLLIRDAGSAADTRWIDDREDLPRIIRAGRHIARTRRYIRNYAHEIEPGDLPAYVRAEARRGDGWVKLVGDWIDRDRGDLAACWPGDALAEAIAAAHQEGARVTAHCFAAESLPDLLAAGIDCVEHATGLTEELIPQFAERGVAIVPTLVNIATFPKLAAGGEDRFPAWSAHMRRLHERRYDTVAAAHDAGIPVYVGTDAGGSLAHGLVAQEVAELVKAGLTAAEALSAASWAARAWLGRDGLTEGASADLVVYAEDPRADVRVLADPRLVVLRGRPVG
- a CDS encoding uracil-DNA glycosylase: MAPRPLNEIVEPGWATALQPVAGQVAAMGDFLRAEIAAGRTYLPSGPNVLRVFQQPFDAVRVLIVGQDPYPTPGHAVGLSFSVAPEVRPIPASLINIYQEYGQDLGLPQPSNGDLTPWTEQGVLLLNRALTTAPRKPAAHRGKGWEEVTEQAIKALVARGGPLVAILWGRDARNLRPLLGEVPAVESAHPSPYSANSGFFGSRPFSRANELLVRQGAQPVDWRLP
- a CDS encoding SCO1860 family LAETG-anchored protein, which produces MLSSSLRVAVATLVVAAAVLPATAAHATGPGAVSGAGGTGSTGGPATGSARAVTAEVDLDVSLLNKAVDVPVNISLNKVESPARRDGSVLTAKVDGVDQQGPVTLVKADVGRSVTTVDAKGAAASVELVNADVHAPGLPLTSLLGLEALSSKVTCPVDGPPTADVTAPAKLTVLGKPVAVGLYAPTTVDVPAVGSVSVEFSRRSATSSTAAASALEVRVELNPLNLNVAKVSGTVTIASVSCEKPAPTAPGTAAPAPSTPPPATPAAVKAADGTASGKAAVPQAAGEHLAATGGNGTGPLAAGAAALLAGGAGALWFARRRRVHARRH
- the glnII gene encoding glutamine synthetase; the protein is MAIKAEYIWIDGTQPTAKLRSKTRILANADKIPTWGFDGSSTNQAEGHASDRVLEPVATFPDPIRGGDNILVLCEVNEIDGTPHASNTRALLRPIAEQFAAQESIFGIEQEYTFFKGSRPLGFPEGGFPAPQGGYYCGVGAEEVFGREIVELHLDRCLAAGLAICGINAEVMPGQWEFQIGPVDALTVSDHMWVARYLLYRTAEEFGIDATLDAKPARGDWNGAGAHTNFSTKAMREGYDAIITACESLGASQEKVLEHVTQYGAEIESRLTGKHETAPWNVYSYGVSNRGASVRIPWQVEVDQKGYIEDRRPNANVDPYVVTRLMVNTCCSALEKAGQI
- a CDS encoding putative leader peptide codes for the protein MTAAPARRLVRRLHVDLCRLAGATCRG
- a CDS encoding LLM class flavin-dependent oxidoreductase gives rise to the protein MSLAFHWFLPTNGDSRHVVGGGHGSTPGAAGSDRPPSIAYLGQVARSAEQLGFEAVLTPTGAWCEDAWLTTAMLTQVTERLKYLVAFRPGQVSPTLSAQMAATYQRQSGGRLLLNVVTGGESAEQRAYGDFLDKNARYARAGEFLDISRRLWAGETVDHHGPHLRVERAKLNRLPEPVPAVYFGGSSAAAGEVAARHADVYLTWGEPPAQVAEKIAWIRGLAAAHGRAPRFGIRLHVIARDTSAQAWAEADRLLAGMDPYRIRETQRALARSESVGQRRMLELHGGSAERLEIHPGLWAGIGLIRGGAGTAMVGSHREVAALVEEYHALGIEEFILSGMPHLEEAYWFGEGVLPLLAERKLWQRP